The stretch of DNA TTTTGTTATTGCACTGACTTCACCATTTGAATCACTAATTTAGAAAAAATTCGTGTAGTTAAAAATTGTAAAATTAAACTAGAATACAAAATTTATTTGTAAACATCAGGTAGCCAGTTCTACTAACATGGAATGGACTCTTAGTACTGCCGTGCAGTATCTTGGTTATTTACAGCACTTGCCATATGAAGGGCAATTCCAGGACACATACAACATCAGTTCACAGTAATTATGTTCAGAGAACTATCAAAGTCAGTGCATTTTTTCCTGTGCAACTTTCCAATTTCCCCAAATTCCTTAAGTCAAATAATACTGCTACAGAGGCCAAGTGCagattttttcctccccccccccaaatatcatAAGTGGCGAATAATGTCTGCAGGACTTCTGTAAAGGTACTTCCAAATGGCATAGTAATGAACTGCAGCTGCTGTGGCCACAAATATGTGCCAGATGGCATGGGCAAAGGGAATGATTCCATCACTCTTGAAGAACACCACACCCAGACAGTATATCAAGCCTCCCCAGGCGACCTCCTGAAGTCCATCGGTGTTACTCTGTCAATTAATAAGGGAGGGAAAGAGTATTTTACACACAAAGTACAAAGtgcatttttcttccagaagaacTGGATGACACAACTCAGAACATCTTAGATAGTATAGTATGTTTAACCCACTCAGATGGACAAGTGACAAAAACAGTATACTTAGTATATATTCCAAAGTGTAACCTAAATATGTGTTTCAGTTGTTAGCACTATAGAAGTAACAGTAGGATAACTCAAGTTAAGGTAAGCTTGACATTTTGCTTCTTGCTTGTTAGTAGAGCAGGCaaatatggagaaaaagaaaaccacattaTTGCATATAAGCATGAGTTGAATGTGACTAACTCTACTGAATGAATTATCAAGCAACATTTTGGTATAGCACTGAATTCATGTGGAAAATGACTGAAGTACTGTAACTGGCATTATCTATATACTCCAGGTTCACAGCTCTCTGAACAGATTGCAGACTCAAGGAAATCTTGGCCTTTGTAGCGGACAGATTTGTAAAGTTATGCCTTATGATTCAGATTTACATTTACAGCAGAGAGTGTTATTCAAAGTTATTTAAAATGTGTGACTTTTGGTAAACAATAGTCATAGTTGAGGTGCACAAGACACGGAGATTTTTACTTGTCTTCAGATGCaccaaggaattaaaaaaatatatctatatctcaATTTGCTGAGAAATGAAATACCTCAGATACAATTCATCAGCTACATAAGTTTGATACAGTTCAACTACTCCATATTTCAACTTTGCCCTGCTTCactgattttaaaggaaaaaaaaatgcctgtagTAAGAGATGAAAGATCTTCTAGGCTTGTTTCACATAAGTCATTTTGAAAGGGGAAAGAATAAATTTACTTTCTGTTCTTAGACCAGAAGACAGAATAAACTGATTAGATTTTCAAGCTCTTAAGTATACCAAGAAAGAAGGACAACATATTTTGACAGATGTCCGTTCCACTTTCCAAAATAAAACCCTTCTTTCATAACTTGTAAGTAGTAAGCAGGCATTAAATAATTTCATAAATAGTAAAACCTAAAAACATTGCTTTGATGGATTAAGGTACTTCACATCTTCctcatttttaagaaaaaggaagtAAACAAATTGTTGTGTCCAACATTCTTTCAGACTTGGGGGTATTCATGAAGCCTGGAACTAATTTCTTTTATTGAGACTCTGTGGCCCAATTTCAACAAAAAAGGTAGCATTTCATTGAATTTAAACTACAAACTTAAAATATAACTGAATATTTGGTTCTTCTGCAGAGAGCATTTATAATCATGTTGGACTGAAATTAAGATCTGTTCAGAAGAACTACAGCTGCACTGGAACTTAAAACCAGTTATAAAAGGAAAGCTTGTATATTTATAATGTTAGTTGCATTCCTTACCATGGATGTCACTACCAGAGCAGGAGAAAATCCCATTGCTAAGTAGAAAAAGAGTTCAACAATCTTATACCTAAAAAGGAACAAATTGAATCATTTAAGGAGGTATATGTACAAGAGGATGAACATTTCCTTCAACagtaaagaaaacatttgtgTTTTAATGTTAGTATGTGTCCACTAAAACTATCCAAAAAGCTTTCTACATAGACAGATAGCCAATGTTTTATTACCAAAATAAAGCTAGTGTTCATCTCAGCACACTACACACTAGTTGCAGacaatatctttttttctaaataatgaaAATCAATGCATCTAAGTCAGTAAGCAGTAGTGAGAATAAAACAATCAAGACAACTTATACTTTCTTATTTGACATGAAGCTCAGTAGCTCATTTCCAAGACAAAGAACAGTTGGTCTTGCCCACTGAAAATAAGTAATGGAAGTATGCTCAGTAATTTAGATCTGCTCTCAAATCAGTGTGTGAATGGCTAGATTCTTTGGTGAAGCAGTATTCAAAAACCAAAAGAGCTCCCAGCTTTCCATTTCAGTTTATAGTTAACTGCAAACAACAGTTCTTACTTTTCATGGTAGAGAAATACATAAATGGTTCCTCCAGCAGCCATTAGCCAGATAAACCAACGCATATGAGATGCCAGAGGTCCAAGCTCACGTAGATTTAACCTGGAAGTACAAAGATTTCAATAGACAGAAGTGATGAATGAATGGAACATACTGACACAGGAGTAGTGGGGCtttttgataaaaataaatattgaaagctGTAACTTAGGCATGAGCAGACCTGCATTAACAGACATCTGAAATTCAAGTTTTGTAACATTTACATGCAAGGGGTTaacaaaaatggtattttcataTTTGATAGTGTCAGATATAAGATGACATCCACACAGTTTTCATACTCAACAGCTGCATGACAAACCAGTATCTTCATTTAAAGGGTAATCTCCATAATTCACAGCCAGAATAGAAGAAAGAGGGGGAACAAGACTCAAAACACAACAATGCAGGCTTAATCATTAACTGATATAGTTAATATAGACAAGAAACAGATATGGCTTACTGCATCAAATATTTCAGATGGAAAAGCGTTGACAGCTTTGAGAAAAACATTTCTGCTATAGCCTAAGTAGTAACTTCCAGCTTTACTTCTGGAAGACCATGACAAATGACTTAATAAGCTCAAGTTTGGAAGCATTGCAAAGATTTTTATGAGAAAGTACATACAAGGAATTCTTCCTAGTTGCTATCAGCAAATGAAACGAATCCTACTGTACTAATTAGTTTTCTAATCTAAACTGAtcaattttctttctctctatagGTAGACAGATTTCTTACCATGGTGCATATGATGCGGCAATAAAGACATAGATCATCATTCTGTCACACATATGAAAACAATGCTCCATGGTcctagaaagagagagaacaagtCACCAAGACTGAGTTTGGAAAGATTTCTTAACAGCATCTGTTTCCTGACATGCTTTGGAATTTTTAGGGAAAATAATGTCATTTCCACAACCCCTCAGAACCACTTGGAAGATGTCCAGCTGACTTCAGCTTCACAGGGTCATAATCAAGAGACGTAGGAGATGAGCACTCTCCCAttcctctccccttctccacTCCATCATACATCCTGCTGTCTAGCAAGGAGGCAGAAAGCTGTCACAACTCTGCTTAATCCAGAAATTGTCACCATTCAGTGACTACTGGTTAAATCCAATTTATGACCCTGAATTATAGAGGAGTCATAATAGggctggaggggggggcgggggggggggaacacatcTTAGTTTTGTTACTGACTAGCTCCCAAGAAAGCTTTCTGCTGCTAGCTGTGTATTAGATTAAGCGTCTTGGCAAAGTCTGTGTGTTCCTCAAAGTATTTCAGCATGCCGCAGTCCCAGACAAGTGTTCTCATTTCTACACTGGGATTACATCCACCATGCACTTAATCCAGAAGTGCTTGTATAGATGAAAGTTGTATTAGCTTGCAACATGTGTTAATAGCTACAGTTAGTGCCAGGATGAACTCTGTGGTTTTGTTGCATTACTCTGTTCTGCTAAGCAACTATTGTTTCAGACTGAAACAAAGGTTTTGGTACATAACTACTTAAGGTGATGTGTGTTCTTACAACAGATAGCATTGGACGCTCCTCTTCATAAAGAGGCAGACAAATGTGCGCAACACTACCTTCACTTTCCATGCCTTGGcaattcttttgtttgtttgttttttggtgcaTCTAAACAATCACCGACACATCCTCCTGCCCAACAAAAGTCTATTTGAAACACCTGTCATGAGAATGCATGAGAAGTAGAGAATCTGTTTAAGAGCCACTAGGACGTATGgaaaagcttctttttcttcctggaagACAGCAGACACTAACTTTGTATTCAAGCTTGGCTCACTACTTCTTCCAACAGAATCAATGTTTTCTTAACAATTCAGTACGAGCTACCAGTCCAACCTTCTTTAAACTACTTGAGAAACATAACAGAAAATTATCACagaactttaaaacaaaacatcatAAACAAGAGCTGTTGTGATACCTTAAGTGACTCTTTTTCCAAGAAACTATGTGAAATACTGTGGAAACAATGAAGAGTGCACAGAGTCCCATGCCATACATCCATGCTGTTATCTTTTCCCATCGATCATCAGAAAGCCGGTGGAGAAGGGCACTACCCACAATGGCAGGAACAATGAGGAACTAAGAAAACAAAAGGCCATTGTTAAGTTTTCACTCCCAGCCAACATAGCTACCGCCCACAGTACAGCAACAGCAGGGCAGTATGCCATACAAAACCATATATATGACATCTGATGGCACGCTCCTAACTGGAGTAAAATTTTTGTGTAGCTGTGTGTCGATACACAAGTGTCAAGACTTTGACAGTATCTTAGACATCTAGATTATACCTGCTTGTGATAAGTTTCTCCCCCAACAGGGCTTCGGACAAGTCACTAGCTTCCCTAGCCATAACACATCACGCAAACGAAAGGATTTAATAAGTCTTACTAATTTATTCATTTTCACATTCTGCTTCACgtttttaaaaggttttgatCTTACTCTAGACTTGTATCTAAACCATCTGTTTTGCATAAAGGCTGAGCAAGgaacagaacaaaagaaatttcaaactcaaatgaagaaaataaagcatttagaAGCATTCAGGTAAGGAGAAGATAAAAGAATTTAGCAAAGGCTTTGCAGAATTTGGGTTTTAGATATCATAAATTAGCTGTAAACTTCTAGTTTGAACAGATTCTTAATACACAAAGATGATGTTCTTTTAAGGTAACGTGTCCCAGTCTGTTTTCCTCACCACCTGCCTCTCAAAGCAGCTTTTGTTCACACCTTCCTTAGCACGCTCACGTGAAGTGTCTAAGAAGGGGGCTGCAGGTTTCATATAATTACTtggaaatgcatttaaaacaCCACTCCTTCCCAGGATAAATTACATcatctccctctgtctcttcagaaacagaaacttggggttggggggaggggACAGAAAAAACCCACATCCAACaagtatttaaagaaaagaaactgctgGCTCAGACATTCCTACCCGTTTCCTTTGACTATGAAAATGTAGATATCTTTGTCAGACTCCTAAGTTATAGGACTCTGCAATACAAGTTTCCTTCCAGTCCCTCCTGTATGTTTTAAGATGTTAATTAGTTCACTTGAACTGTAAATAAACTTCATAGTTTAAACTAGGAACAACTTAAGTCTCTCACGCTTATTAACAATAAAGCTAGGAACCAGTAATGTTTAAAGAAgtttggtaattctgctttgcattACACGTTTGATAGCTGAGAGTGCAAAGCTCTAGCCTAAGCTGCACTATCCTTGTCCTTTATCTGTTTGGAGATG from Apteryx mantelli isolate bAptMan1 chromosome 19, bAptMan1.hap1, whole genome shotgun sequence encodes:
- the MMD gene encoding monocyte to macrophage differentiation factor isoform X3, whose protein sequence is MLAKLNHLGLPFLIVPAIVGSALLHRLSDDRWEKITAWMYGMGLCALFIVSTVFHIVSWKKSHLRTMEHCFHMCDRMMIYVFIAASYAPWLNLRELGPLASHMRWFIWLMAAGGTIYVFLYHEKYKIVELFFYLAMGFSPALVVTSMSNTDGLQEVAWGGLIYCLGVVFFKSDGIIPFAHAIWHIFVATAAAVHYYAIWKYLYRSPADIIRHL
- the MMD gene encoding monocyte to macrophage differentiation factor isoform X1, which codes for MRRLQERFRRFMNHPAPANSRYKPTCYEHAANCYTHAFLIVPAIVGSALLHRLSDDRWEKITAWMYGMGLCALFIVSTVFHIVSWKKSHLRTMEHCFHMCDRMMIYVFIAASYAPWLNLRELGPLASHMRWFIWLMAAGGTIYVFLYHEKYKIVELFFYLAMGFSPALVVTSMSNTDGLQEVAWGGLIYCLGVVFFKSDGIIPFAHAIWHIFVATAAAVHYYAIWKYLYRSPADIIRHL
- the MMD gene encoding monocyte to macrophage differentiation factor isoform X2: MNHPAPANSRYKPTCYEHAANCYTHAFLIVPAIVGSALLHRLSDDRWEKITAWMYGMGLCALFIVSTVFHIVSWKKSHLRTMEHCFHMCDRMMIYVFIAASYAPWLNLRELGPLASHMRWFIWLMAAGGTIYVFLYHEKYKIVELFFYLAMGFSPALVVTSMSNTDGLQEVAWGGLIYCLGVVFFKSDGIIPFAHAIWHIFVATAAAVHYYAIWKYLYRSPADIIRHL